From a region of the uncultured Desulfatiglans sp. genome:
- the secA gene encoding Protein translocase subunit SecA 1 — translation MFGKIIKGIFGSQNERELKRIAPIVARINELEPSIQKLTDDELRGKTAEFKERLSQGAALDDLLPEAFAVVREASVRVLGMRHFDVQLIGGVVLHRGKIAEMKTGEGKTLAATLPLYLNALTGRGVHLVTVNDYLARRDAEWMGGIYRFLGLTVGVIVHGMNDAERKQAYACDITYGTNNEFGFDYLRDNMKFDPVDLVQRDYYYAIVDEVDSILIDEARTPLIISGAVEHSENKIYSEVKPLVIHLKKKQGTEIRALLAEARRRLEEGDLGEKTIEILVQIKRGDPKNPTYLGILAEQPALKKEIDRLENLYSAQKMLGDLDQILYCTINERSNAVELTDKGIKLLSSGNLGEFVMPDMDEESRGIQASETLSEEEKVERIKELEENYIRSSELLHATQQMIKAYWLFEKDVHYVIKEDQIMIVDEFTGRMMPGRRWSDGLHQAVEAKEGVSVAGENQTLATITFQNFFRMYEKLAGMTGTADTEAAEFQNIYKLSVAVIPTNRKMIRKDFADAIYKTEREKFKAVVDEITELYQKGQPVLVGTISIEKSEMLSKMLKRSGVPHSVLNAKHHEKEAEIIAQAGQARTVTISTNMAGRGTDIVLGEGVRELGGLHILGTERHESRRIDNQLRGRAGRQGDPGSSRFYLSLEDDLLRIFGSERISSIMGRLGMEEGEPIEHGLISKAIENAQKKVEAHNFDIRKHLLEYDDVMNKQREIIYALRRDVLKGEGLAGIIDTMIEERIEALVEQYIDPKEHAEGWNVQGLSDHVIRVFGFRPKITEKDMTEEAFDSLKPEDVLDLIKEQARTALDERRELLGAEDFERLERLIMLQIIDTRWVDHLQDMEHMKEGIGLRGYGQLDPLREYQKEGFALFEGLMDRIREETLGTLFKLQFVRRQAEPPPQKKRQLQMSHGGGGESAKPATVRRQTAKVGRNDPCPCGSGKKYKKCCGAGL, via the coding sequence ATGTTCGGAAAAATCATCAAAGGCATCTTCGGCAGTCAGAACGAACGCGAACTGAAGCGTATCGCACCCATCGTAGCGCGCATCAATGAGCTGGAACCTTCGATTCAGAAACTGACCGACGACGAACTGCGCGGAAAGACCGCAGAATTCAAAGAGCGTCTGAGCCAGGGTGCGGCCCTCGACGACCTTCTGCCCGAGGCCTTTGCCGTGGTCCGCGAGGCGTCGGTGCGGGTCCTCGGCATGCGGCACTTCGATGTGCAGTTGATCGGCGGGGTGGTCCTGCACCGCGGCAAGATCGCCGAAATGAAGACCGGTGAAGGCAAGACCCTCGCCGCGACGCTGCCCCTGTACTTGAACGCGCTCACCGGCCGGGGTGTGCACCTCGTGACGGTGAACGATTACCTGGCCCGGCGCGACGCCGAATGGATGGGAGGAATCTACCGCTTTCTGGGTTTGACCGTCGGGGTGATCGTGCATGGAATGAACGATGCCGAACGGAAGCAGGCCTATGCCTGCGACATCACTTACGGGACCAACAACGAGTTCGGGTTCGACTACCTGCGCGACAACATGAAATTCGATCCGGTGGACCTGGTTCAGCGTGATTATTATTACGCGATCGTGGACGAGGTGGACAGCATCCTGATCGACGAGGCGCGCACCCCGCTCATCATCAGCGGTGCCGTCGAACACAGCGAGAACAAGATCTACAGCGAGGTGAAGCCCCTCGTCATCCATCTGAAGAAGAAGCAGGGGACCGAGATCCGCGCCCTCCTGGCCGAGGCGCGCCGGCGGCTGGAGGAAGGGGACCTGGGCGAGAAGACGATCGAGATCCTGGTGCAGATCAAGCGCGGAGACCCCAAGAACCCGACCTACCTCGGCATCCTGGCCGAGCAGCCCGCGCTCAAGAAGGAGATCGACCGGCTGGAGAACCTCTACAGCGCGCAGAAGATGCTCGGCGACCTGGATCAGATCCTCTACTGCACGATCAACGAGCGGAGCAACGCGGTCGAATTGACCGACAAAGGCATCAAACTCCTTTCGAGCGGAAATCTCGGGGAGTTCGTCATGCCCGACATGGATGAGGAAAGCCGCGGGATCCAGGCGAGCGAAACGCTCAGCGAGGAAGAAAAGGTCGAGCGCATCAAGGAGCTCGAGGAGAACTATATCCGGTCCTCCGAGCTCCTCCACGCCACGCAGCAGATGATCAAGGCCTACTGGCTCTTCGAGAAGGACGTCCACTACGTCATCAAGGAAGACCAGATCATGATCGTGGACGAGTTCACCGGCCGGATGATGCCGGGCAGGCGCTGGAGCGACGGCCTGCACCAGGCGGTGGAGGCGAAGGAGGGGGTCTCGGTGGCCGGCGAGAATCAGACGTTAGCGACGATCACCTTCCAGAATTTTTTCCGGATGTACGAGAAGCTTGCCGGCATGACCGGCACCGCCGACACGGAGGCGGCGGAGTTCCAGAACATCTACAAGCTCTCCGTCGCGGTGATCCCCACCAACCGGAAGATGATCCGGAAGGACTTCGCCGATGCGATCTACAAGACCGAGCGGGAGAAGTTCAAGGCCGTCGTGGACGAAATCACCGAACTCTACCAGAAGGGCCAGCCGGTGCTGGTGGGTACGATCTCGATCGAAAAGTCGGAGATGCTGAGCAAGATGCTCAAGCGCAGCGGAGTCCCGCACTCGGTTTTGAACGCCAAGCACCACGAGAAGGAGGCGGAGATCATCGCCCAGGCGGGGCAGGCCAGGACGGTCACCATCTCGACGAACATGGCCGGCCGTGGAACCGACATCGTTCTGGGCGAGGGGGTGCGGGAGCTCGGCGGCCTTCACATCCTCGGCACTGAACGTCATGAGAGCCGCCGGATCGATAATCAGCTCCGCGGCCGGGCCGGGCGGCAGGGCGACCCGGGCAGTTCGCGCTTCTACTTGTCCCTTGAAGACGATCTCCTGCGGATCTTCGGATCGGAGCGGATCTCCTCGATCATGGGGCGCCTCGGTATGGAAGAGGGTGAGCCGATCGAACACGGGCTCATCTCCAAGGCCATCGAGAACGCGCAGAAGAAGGTGGAGGCGCACAACTTCGACATCCGCAAGCATCTCCTCGAGTACGACGACGTCATGAACAAGCAGCGGGAGATCATCTACGCTCTGCGGCGCGACGTGCTGAAAGGGGAGGGGCTCGCGGGCATCATCGATACGATGATCGAGGAGCGGATCGAGGCCCTGGTCGAGCAGTATATCGACCCCAAGGAACATGCGGAGGGCTGGAATGTCCAGGGCCTTAGCGACCACGTCATCCGGGTTTTCGGCTTCAGGCCGAAGATTACGGAAAAGGACATGACCGAAGAGGCCTTCGACAGCCTCAAGCCCGAGGACGTGCTCGACCTCATCAAAGAGCAGGCGCGCACAGCCCTCGACGAGCGGCGTGAGCTTCTCGGGGCGGAGGACTTCGAGCGGCTGGAGCGGCTGATCATGCTCCAGATCATCGACACGCGCTGGGTCGATCACCTCCAGGACATGGAGCACATGAAGGAGGGGATCGGACTCAGGGGATACGGCCAGTTGGATCCCCTCCGGGAGTATCAGAAGGAGGGGTTCGCCTTGTTCGAGGGTTTGATGGACCGCATCCGGGAGGAGACCCTGGGGACGCTCTTCAAACTGCAGTTCGTCAGGCGGCAGGCAGAGCCCCCGCCGCAGAAAAAGAGGCAGCTCCAGATGAGCCACGGAGGCGGGGGGGAGAGCGCCAAGCCGGCCACGGTCCGGCGGCAGACCGCCAAAGTGGGCCGGAACGATCCCTGCCCCTGCGGGAGCGGCAAAAAGTACAAGAAATGCTGCGGTGCCGGTCTTTGA
- the hisD gene encoding Histidinol dehydrogenase produces the protein MMITPKPLASLGPEERAAILDRSMADISAVYEDMRKIVEDVRNRGDEALVDMSREFEPDVRPGDLEAAPAEIDAAVAKVAPSVMEALRAAAANITRFHEAQREREMWSTYVAEGILAGRITRPIERVGCYIPGGRAAYPSTTLMTIIPARVAGVEEIIATTPAGPGMQVNPVTLAAARLAGCRRIFKIGGPWGIAAMAYGTASVPRVDKIVGPGNKYVTAAKMLVYGRVDIDSPAGPSEALILADETADPELVAVDLLSQLEHDPDSAALLVTPSASLAENVAKAVEAAFDDLPRKEIIEVSIRRNGRILTTASIGEAVAFANEYAPEHLQIMTRDPFLTLQGIRHAGSIFLGNYAPVPVGDYASGTNHVLPTGQCARMFSGLSVDDFIKKPTFQYLSKEGLAGLKETVVTLAEAEGLPLHARTVRARFEDRS, from the coding sequence ATGATGATCACACCCAAGCCACTGGCTTCGCTCGGTCCGGAGGAGCGCGCTGCGATCCTCGACCGCTCGATGGCCGATATCTCGGCCGTCTACGAAGACATGCGAAAGATCGTGGAGGACGTCAGGAACCGCGGGGATGAGGCGCTCGTCGACATGAGCCGCGAGTTCGAGCCGGACGTCCGGCCGGGCGACCTGGAGGCCGCTCCCGCCGAAATCGATGCCGCCGTCGCAAAGGTAGCCCCCTCGGTCATGGAGGCCCTCCGCGCCGCCGCGGCGAATATCACGCGCTTCCACGAGGCGCAGCGCGAGCGCGAGATGTGGTCGACTTACGTGGCCGAGGGCATCCTCGCCGGGCGCATCACGCGCCCGATCGAACGGGTGGGCTGCTACATCCCGGGCGGCCGGGCGGCCTACCCGAGCACGACTCTGATGACCATCATCCCGGCCCGGGTTGCCGGTGTAGAAGAGATCATCGCCACGACCCCGGCGGGCCCCGGTATGCAGGTCAACCCCGTGACCCTGGCGGCGGCCCGCCTTGCCGGCTGCCGTCGCATCTTCAAGATCGGCGGCCCCTGGGGAATCGCAGCCATGGCTTACGGGACGGCCTCGGTCCCGCGGGTCGACAAGATCGTCGGCCCCGGCAACAAGTACGTGACAGCCGCCAAGATGCTGGTGTACGGGCGGGTCGATATCGATTCCCCCGCCGGACCGAGCGAGGCCCTGATCCTCGCCGATGAGACCGCGGACCCCGAGCTCGTGGCCGTCGATCTGCTCTCACAGCTCGAGCACGACCCGGATTCGGCCGCCCTGCTCGTGACGCCGTCCGCCTCCCTGGCGGAGAACGTCGCCAAGGCGGTCGAGGCCGCCTTCGATGATCTCCCCCGCAAAGAAATCATCGAAGTTTCGATCCGCCGCAACGGGAGGATCCTCACGACGGCATCCATCGGCGAGGCCGTCGCCTTCGCGAACGAATACGCCCCCGAACACCTGCAGATCATGACGCGCGATCCGTTCCTGACCCTGCAAGGGATTCGCCACGCGGGCTCGATCTTCCTCGGGAACTACGCACCGGTCCCTGTCGGGGACTATGCCTCGGGCACCAACCATGTGCTCCCGACCGGGCAGTGCGCCCGGATGTTCTCAGGGCTCTCGGTGGATGACTTCATCAAGAAGCCCACCTTTCAGTATCTGAGTAAGGAAGGTCTGGCCGGCTTGAAAGAGACCGTTGTGACACTCGCGGAGGCCGAAGGGCTTCCGCTGCACGCCAGGACCGTCCGCGCCCGATTCGAAGACCGCTCTTGA
- the uvrC gene encoding UvrABC system protein C: protein MEPILNMTQQETVARDGLDPKRLQEILPDAPGVYLFRDSGGRVIYVGKAKRLRKRVLSYFKPLDELPRKTAHLMERARGLDTLLTATENEAFILEASLIRKHAPRYNIILRDDKRYPSVRLDPRERFARPFIVRKTRKDGAWYFGPFSSANAVRETLRVIDRVFLLRKCRNREVPKRSRPCLNYQMGRCLGPCCLPVDEGEYRRIVDRVRLFLEGRSTELVAQLQQEMRQAADALDFEKAARLRDQIAAIERTVERQHVVSTRFENQDVVGLAVRGHLFQMVVLFIRNGVLVGSRPYLIREKEGDRAEVLEAFLKQFYAQESFIPKRILVPEAVGDQEAIENWLSQEASTRVRILRPQRGENLRLVEMAAANAESVLEARLKQEHEDLVLMVKDALALEGAPHVIEGLDISNFHGHAPVGTIVAFVDGIPHRPGYRSYRIRNVEGIDDYAMMGELVARRMEKTPWPDLFLVDGGKGHLAAVRAVIERSGKTHPELRRPEAVSIAKPDEARHERYDKLYVPGRKNAIQLPGDHPVLLLMMHIRDEAHRRAIGHHQKLLARRMHASIVDAVPGVGKARKAALLKRFRDVEALMEASVEELAAVPGISGPLAGEIKTFLERLRVESGLSRRDEGPGPEAAGD from the coding sequence GTGGAACCCATTCTGAACATGACCCAGCAGGAGACCGTCGCCAGGGACGGGCTCGATCCCAAGCGGCTGCAGGAGATCCTGCCGGATGCACCCGGGGTCTATCTCTTCAGGGATTCCGGCGGGCGCGTCATCTACGTCGGCAAGGCCAAACGTCTCCGAAAGCGCGTCCTCTCTTATTTCAAGCCGCTCGATGAGCTTCCCCGGAAGACCGCCCACCTCATGGAGCGGGCCCGGGGCCTCGACACCCTCCTCACCGCTACGGAGAACGAGGCCTTCATCCTCGAGGCGAGCCTCATCCGCAAACACGCCCCTCGCTACAACATCATCCTGCGCGACGACAAGCGCTACCCGAGCGTGCGCCTGGATCCGCGGGAGCGTTTCGCACGCCCGTTCATCGTCCGGAAGACCCGCAAGGACGGTGCCTGGTACTTCGGGCCGTTCTCTTCCGCGAACGCGGTCAGGGAGACCCTTCGGGTGATCGACCGGGTCTTTCTGCTCCGCAAATGCCGGAACCGTGAGGTGCCGAAACGCTCGAGGCCCTGCCTGAACTACCAGATGGGGCGGTGCCTCGGGCCGTGCTGTCTGCCGGTCGACGAGGGGGAGTACCGCCGGATCGTCGACCGGGTCCGCCTCTTTCTGGAAGGGCGGAGCACGGAACTCGTCGCTCAGCTCCAACAGGAGATGCGGCAGGCGGCCGATGCCCTGGACTTCGAGAAGGCGGCGAGGCTTCGCGATCAGATCGCCGCCATCGAGCGCACGGTGGAGCGCCAGCATGTGGTCTCGACCCGTTTCGAGAACCAGGATGTCGTCGGCCTCGCCGTTCGGGGGCATCTCTTTCAGATGGTCGTGCTCTTCATCAGGAACGGGGTCCTGGTCGGAAGCCGCCCCTATCTCATCCGCGAAAAGGAGGGCGATCGAGCCGAGGTTCTCGAGGCCTTTCTGAAACAGTTTTACGCCCAGGAATCCTTCATCCCGAAGCGGATCCTGGTCCCTGAAGCGGTGGGCGATCAGGAGGCTATCGAGAATTGGCTTTCCCAGGAGGCCTCGACCCGTGTCCGGATTTTGCGGCCGCAGCGCGGCGAGAACCTGAGGCTCGTCGAGATGGCTGCCGCCAATGCGGAGAGCGTCCTCGAGGCGCGCCTGAAACAGGAGCACGAGGACCTCGTGCTGATGGTGAAGGATGCCCTGGCGCTCGAGGGCGCACCGCACGTCATCGAAGGGCTCGACATCTCGAACTTCCACGGCCACGCCCCGGTCGGGACGATCGTGGCCTTCGTGGACGGGATCCCTCACCGGCCCGGATACCGGAGCTACCGGATCAGGAATGTCGAGGGGATCGACGATTACGCGATGATGGGCGAACTCGTCGCGCGCCGGATGGAAAAGACCCCCTGGCCCGATCTTTTCCTGGTCGACGGCGGCAAGGGGCATCTCGCAGCCGTGCGGGCGGTCATCGAGCGTTCAGGAAAGACGCACCCCGAGCTGCGCCGCCCCGAGGCCGTTTCGATCGCCAAGCCCGATGAGGCGCGCCACGAGCGGTACGACAAGCTCTACGTCCCCGGGCGGAAGAATGCGATCCAGCTTCCGGGTGATCATCCCGTTCTGCTGCTGATGATGCACATCAGGGACGAGGCGCACCGCCGAGCGATCGGGCACCACCAGAAGCTGCTCGCCCGCCGCATGCACGCGTCGATCGTGGATGCCGTTCCCGGTGTCGGCAAAGCGCGCAAAGCGGCTCTGCTTAAACGCTTCCGGGATGTCGAGGCGCTCATGGAGGCGTCGGTCGAGGAGTTGGCGGCCGTTCCGGGCATCTCCGGCCCGCTTGCGGGTGAGATCAAAACGTTCCTGGAGCGGTTGCGGGTCGAATCCGGCCTGTCCCGTCGCGATGAAGGCCCCGGCCCTGAAGCCGCGGGGGATTGA
- a CDS encoding conserved hypothetical protein (Evidence 4 : Unknown function but conserved in other organisms), whose amino-acid sequence MITDPGARRNMQTKAAEQDPLKGYPHEIILKDGTGVTLRCLRQGDEEALAEMFRHFSADELWFLNDDVTEPAVIRNWIRHLDPVRIVSIVACLEGRIIGNAALMRKRFGAKSHIGKIRIMVDPAFRERRLGTWMLLDLINLGMSMGLKALVIRLVPDRDLMVIDGVRKLDFQEKAVLKDYVLDRSGQAHDLLIMMKHLPSRWNPF is encoded by the coding sequence ATGATAACGGATCCGGGAGCGAGAAGAAATATGCAAACCAAGGCCGCTGAACAAGACCCTCTCAAAGGTTATCCCCACGAGATCATTCTCAAGGATGGGACCGGTGTCACCCTGCGCTGCCTTCGGCAGGGCGACGAGGAAGCTCTCGCGGAGATGTTCCGGCATTTTTCCGCGGATGAACTCTGGTTTTTGAACGACGATGTGACCGAGCCGGCCGTGATCCGGAACTGGATCCGGCACCTCGATCCTGTCCGCATCGTCTCCATCGTGGCGTGTCTCGAAGGGCGGATCATCGGCAATGCCGCCCTGATGCGCAAGCGCTTCGGTGCGAAGAGCCACATCGGGAAGATTCGGATTATGGTGGACCCGGCCTTCCGGGAACGGCGCCTGGGGACCTGGATGCTCCTCGACCTCATCAACCTCGGGATGTCCATGGGGCTCAAGGCACTGGTCATCCGCCTGGTGCCGGACCGGGACCTGATGGTTATCGACGGGGTCAGGAAGCTCGATTTCCAGGAAAAGGCGGTCTTGAAGGACTATGTCCTGGACCGTTCGGGGCAGGCCCACGATCTTCTAATCATGATGAAGCACCTGCCGTCCCGGTGGAACCCATTCTGA
- a CDS encoding conserved hypothetical protein (Evidence 4 : Unknown function but conserved in other organisms), with product MVRSWRLFKELSRSLSTAEGLAIDDTLPQSVANHQSPPILHLYTFVPSVIVGKYQDIEAALKLDRCRARGVEFNRRSTGGGTVIMGPRILALGLGIDVDYPGLKKGVGGVFESLSRVLANAVGSFDVPAYFKPKNDLEVGGRKVAGLSAAADAGKSLLFHTSLLVDFDVELMIDIMNTPLIKLQDKGYNCFSQRMTTLAQESGSDLSMAEVMRAVEKAFEEEFGITFRQDEPDGWEKETIDRFIEERYTQDEWIFSHRHPRVRMGVGQMKTPGGLLEVYLSLSGAAIEQVLITGDFFSTSADIKRLEDALKWSSARPEAIQQKLTEVWRDDMIHGIDLPTLTTAILKAKENQVRL from the coding sequence ATGGTCCGTTCCTGGCGATTGTTTAAAGAACTCTCGCGGTCTCTCTCGACGGCGGAGGGACTCGCGATCGACGACACCTTGCCCCAGTCGGTGGCGAATCATCAGTCTCCTCCGATCCTGCACCTGTACACCTTCGTTCCCTCGGTGATCGTCGGAAAGTATCAGGACATCGAGGCGGCCCTCAAACTTGACCGCTGCCGGGCGCGCGGGGTTGAATTCAACCGGCGCAGCACCGGCGGCGGCACCGTCATCATGGGGCCGCGGATCCTGGCCCTCGGCCTGGGCATCGATGTGGACTACCCGGGCCTCAAAAAAGGGGTCGGCGGGGTATTCGAATCCCTCAGCCGCGTCTTGGCGAACGCCGTCGGGTCCTTCGACGTTCCCGCATATTTCAAGCCGAAGAACGATCTCGAGGTGGGCGGGCGCAAGGTCGCCGGTCTTTCGGCTGCTGCCGATGCCGGCAAAAGCCTCTTGTTTCACACCAGCCTCCTGGTCGACTTCGATGTCGAGCTCATGATCGACATCATGAATACGCCTCTGATCAAGCTTCAGGACAAGGGTTACAACTGCTTCAGCCAGCGGATGACGACCCTCGCCCAGGAAAGCGGGTCGGATCTTTCGATGGCCGAGGTGATGCGCGCCGTCGAAAAGGCCTTCGAAGAAGAGTTCGGCATCACCTTCCGGCAGGACGAGCCGGACGGCTGGGAAAAAGAGACGATCGACCGCTTCATCGAGGAGCGATACACCCAGGATGAGTGGATTTTTTCCCACAGGCATCCGCGCGTCCGCATGGGGGTGGGGCAGATGAAAACGCCCGGAGGGCTGCTGGAAGTCTATCTCTCCCTTTCGGGAGCCGCCATCGAGCAGGTGTTGATCACCGGAGATTTCTTCTCGACCTCCGCGGACATCAAACGGCTCGAGGACGCCCTTAAATGGTCCTCGGCCCGCCCCGAGGCGATTCAGCAGAAACTGACCGAGGTCTGGCGGGACGACATGATCCACGGCATCGATTTGCCGACGCTCACAACGGCGATCCTCAAGGCCAAAGAAAATCAGGTCCGCCTGTAA
- a CDS encoding conserved hypothetical protein (Evidence 4 : Unknown function but conserved in other organisms) has translation MKLIGSVMLKQSTVHVAFAGMLFAGILLSTGCAARRPLMKPVTVKVEGSETLFKPGEIIDLEAGAAVGFEAMMEALQHKDLLFIGEVHSDPEHHLMQVQILQRWIHGEAHPVIAMECFQTTQQEALDRYLAGDLDEAAFLEEAQWDAEWGFPYHYYRPLLDLVRAKQGRILAINAPREIVKKVARTGIESLSTEERAQIAPEIDLTREAHREYVQAVFPLHAAHGRGEDFERFYQAQCVWEDTMAENIARFKLENPAARIAVFAGNGHLKYGFGVPERTVERAPSDAAVVLPYPAASDLVLERGMADFVWLSRAVRVSFGKHPRPPSAGDEGGISWNP, from the coding sequence ATGAAGCTGATCGGGAGTGTGATGTTGAAGCAAAGCACCGTCCACGTCGCCTTTGCGGGAATGCTCTTCGCAGGTATCCTGCTTTCCACCGGGTGCGCCGCGCGCAGGCCGCTGATGAAGCCCGTAACGGTCAAAGTGGAGGGCAGCGAGACCCTCTTCAAGCCCGGGGAAATCATCGATCTCGAGGCCGGCGCCGCGGTGGGCTTCGAGGCGATGATGGAGGCGCTTCAACACAAGGATCTGCTCTTCATCGGCGAGGTTCACAGCGATCCGGAGCACCACCTGATGCAGGTTCAAATCCTCCAGCGCTGGATCCACGGCGAGGCCCACCCGGTGATCGCCATGGAATGCTTTCAGACGACTCAGCAGGAGGCCCTCGACCGCTATCTTGCCGGAGACCTGGATGAGGCGGCCTTTCTCGAAGAGGCCCAGTGGGATGCCGAATGGGGCTTCCCCTATCACTACTACCGCCCTCTTCTGGACCTCGTACGGGCGAAGCAGGGGCGCATCCTCGCCATCAACGCCCCGCGCGAAATCGTCAAAAAGGTGGCGCGCACGGGTATCGAAAGCCTTTCTACGGAAGAAAGAGCGCAGATCGCCCCCGAAATCGATCTGACCCGGGAGGCGCACCGGGAGTACGTCCAGGCGGTTTTTCCGCTCCATGCCGCGCACGGCCGGGGGGAGGACTTCGAGCGCTTTTACCAGGCGCAATGCGTCTGGGAGGACACCATGGCGGAAAACATCGCGCGCTTCAAACTCGAAAACCCCGCAGCGCGGATTGCGGTCTTCGCCGGCAACGGCCACCTGAAATACGGCTTCGGCGTTCCAGAGCGCACCGTCGAACGCGCTCCGTCGGATGCTGCCGTCGTTCTCCCCTATCCCGCCGCTTCGGATCTCGTTCTCGAACGCGGCATGGCGGATTTCGTCTGGCTCAGCCGGGCGGTGCGGGTATCTTTCGGAAAGCATCCCCGCCCGCCCTCGGCCGGTGATGAAGGGGGCATTTCATGGAATCCGTGA
- the gcvH gene encoding Glycine cleavage system H protein produces the protein MADIKGYNMPDDLYYSEDHSWARVDGDKVTVGMTDFFQKEAGDVVFVDLPEEEEEVSQGEVCGKIQSRKWIGKLVAPVSGEIVEINEDLEEDTSLINTDPYGKGWILTIEASALDDELPKLMQGAKVVEFVEGEIKRAEEEKAKA, from the coding sequence ATGGCGGACATCAAGGGCTACAACATGCCTGACGACCTCTACTACAGCGAGGACCACAGCTGGGCCCGCGTCGACGGCGACAAGGTCACCGTGGGCATGACCGATTTTTTCCAGAAGGAAGCCGGAGACGTCGTCTTTGTGGACCTTCCGGAAGAAGAAGAGGAAGTGAGCCAGGGAGAGGTTTGCGGCAAGATCCAGTCGCGCAAGTGGATCGGCAAACTGGTCGCCCCGGTCTCCGGTGAGATCGTCGAGATCAACGAAGACCTCGAGGAAGACACCAGCCTCATCAACACCGATCCCTACGGCAAGGGCTGGATCCTCACCATCGAGGCCTCCGCCCTCGACGATGAACTGCCCAAGCTCATGCAGGGAGCTAAGGTCGTGGAGTTCGTCGAAGGTGAGATCAAACGCGCCGAGGAGGAAAAGGCCAAGGCCTGA
- a CDS encoding NUDIX hydrolase: MESVIQSLYEAHFGPFRFCPVCGGPLERKHLKVNEPARLVCTACSFVLYQDPKLVACTILRKGARIALLRRAIQPEKGKWVMPGGYADRGEKVEAAAVRETLEECGLRSRIERLFGVYSYEGQPNVVLVFIASPVDGDFHPDDETSEVGWFSREEIPWGDLAFQSTVDALHDFFADRDTG; encoded by the coding sequence ATGGAATCCGTGATTCAGTCCCTCTATGAGGCGCATTTCGGCCCTTTCCGGTTCTGTCCGGTCTGCGGCGGGCCCCTCGAACGCAAGCACCTGAAGGTGAACGAGCCGGCGCGTCTGGTGTGCACCGCCTGCAGCTTCGTCCTCTACCAGGACCCCAAACTGGTCGCCTGCACAATCCTCAGGAAAGGAGCGCGGATCGCTCTCCTGCGGCGAGCCATTCAGCCCGAAAAGGGCAAATGGGTCATGCCGGGCGGCTACGCGGACCGAGGGGAAAAGGTTGAGGCGGCGGCCGTCCGGGAGACCTTGGAAGAATGCGGGCTCAGAAGCCGCATCGAACGACTTTTCGGCGTCTATTCCTACGAGGGGCAGCCGAACGTCGTTCTGGTCTTTATCGCCTCCCCGGTGGACGGGGACTTCCACCCCGATGACGAAACTAGCGAAGTGGGCTGGTTCTCGCGGGAAGAGATCCCCTGGGGCGATCTCGCGTTTCAGAGCACGGTCGACGCCCTCCACGACTTTTTCGCGGATCGGGACACCGGCTGA
- a CDS encoding hypothetical protein (Evidence 5 : Unknown function) — MVFLANLDVNLHVCLCRDLQVASAQTLEYLDIGQTGTRRGAVGLSTRRV; from the coding sequence ATGGTCTTTTTGGCCAATCTCGACGTCAATCTGCACGTTTGCTTGTGCCGCGACCTGCAGGTCGCCTCCGCGCAAACGCTTGAGTACCTTGATATTGGCCAAACCGGGACCCGCCGCGGAGCGGTGGGACTGAGCACCCGAAGGGTGTGA